The Cryptococcus gattii WM276 chromosome B, complete sequence genome has a segment encoding these proteins:
- a CDS encoding Sulfate transporter, putative (Similar to TIGR gene model, INSD accession AAW40671.1) encodes MRFISRLGNSSKGKFVDRSTPSPLDSSFIRIQEENFSTAATRISTQEDLPATMSPDIKHSFHPQAVKSGVKHYFGYTETTPETISVFDWAKSRTPALGPGIKSYILSLFPFIQWVPRYNLTWLFGDLVAGITVGMVLVPQSLSYAKIAELEPQYGLYSSFIGVLTYAFFATSKDVSIGPVAVMSLETGNIILSVQDKYGDLYSKPVIATALAFICGFVVLGIGLLRLGWLVEFIPQPAVSGFMTGSALNIAAGQFPAVFGLSKKFNTRDATYKVIINTLKFLPQASLDTAFGMTALATLYGIKWGFTWLGKRYPRYGRITFFCQSLRHALVIIIWTVISWRVNVHAAKPRISLVGSVPSGLQHVGRPYIDGQLLSAIGPHIPVATIILLLEHISIAKSFGRLNGYKINPNQELIAIGVNNTIGTLFSAYPSTGSFSRSALKSKAGVRTPAAGLATGVVVIVALYAVAPAFYWIPNAALSALIIHAVADLVASPKHSYSFWRVAPIEYVIFVGAVVWSVFYTIESGIYWSLATSVVLLLLRIARPKGHFLGRVRIKPESGNTLEHIRDVYVPLDEESSREDVKVENPPAGVIIYRFEESFLYPNASYINDRLIEQAKKVTRRGGDYSKVSAGDRPWNDPGPSKKNAAAIMEADMAKPILKAVILDFAAVANLDTTGVQNLIDTKTEMEKWADGPVEFHFCGILSPWIRRALIAGGFGQGRTREGTALEVAPAVIENLENAASPGMERERYNEHEVSFIHDIGQPSAFTSAGTSFTEVEKGMGSGASTPSTQVEGVNDRRPSGASAKTIPLLDRSTPFFHFDLADALHSLNLPEKE; translated from the exons ATGCGTTTTATAAGTAGGCTTGGGAATTCGAGCAAAGGAAAATTCGTAGATCGTTCAACACCTTCACCACTCGACTCCTCCTTCATTCGTATTCAGGAAGAGAATTTCTCTACGGCGGCAACGAGAATATCGACTCAGGAAGATCTTCCCGCCACTATGTCTCCCGACATCAAGCATAGTTTCCACCCCCAAGCGGTCAAGAGTGGGGTCAAGCACTACTTTGGATACACGGAAACAACACCAGAGACCATCTCGGTCTTTGATTGGGCAAAGAGTCGGACTCCAGCTCTTGGGCCGGGA ATCAAGTCCTATatcctttctcttttccctttcatTCAATGGGTTCCCCGATACAACTTGACTTGGTTGTTCGGTGACCTTGTGGC TGGTATCACCGTTGGTATGGTTCTTGTTCCCCAATCTCTTTCTTACGCCAAAATTGCCGAGCTTGAGCCCCAATATGGTTTATACTCTTCTTTCATCGGTGTCCTTACATACGCGTTCTTTGCCACGTCCAAGGATGTTTCCATTGGTCCCGTCGCTGTCATGTCCCTCGAGACTGGCAACATCATTCTCAGTGTGCAAGACAAATACGGTGACCTTTATTCCAAGCCTGTTATCGCAACCGCTTTGGCATTCATCTGTGGATTTGTTGTCCTGGGTATCGGATTGTTGAGGCTTGGATGGCTTGTTGAGTTCA TCCCCCAACCCGCCGTCTCTGGTTTCATGACTGGCAGTGCTCTTAACATCGCCGCTGGTCAATTTCCGGCTGTTTTCGGTCTGTCCAAGAAGTTTAACACCCGCGATGCCACGTACAAGGTTATCATCAACACTCTCAAGTTCTTGCCTCAGGCATCACTCGACACTGCCTTCGGTATGACCGCACTTGCTACTCTTTATGGAATCAAGTGGGGATTTACTTGGCTTGGTAAACGATACCCTCGCTATGGTCGAATTACGTTTTTCTGTCAATCTCTTAGACACGCCcttgtcatcatcatctggACCGTTATCTCTTGGCGAGTCAACGTTCACGCCGCCAAGCCCCGCATTTCTCTCGTCGGCAGTGTCCCTTCGGGCTTGCAACACGTAGGCCGACCTTACATTGACGGTCAATTACTTTCTGCTATCGGCCCCCACATTCCTGTTGCCACTATCATCCTGCTCCTCGAGCACATCTCCATTGCCAAATCTTTCGGTCGATTAAACGGTTACAAGATCAACCCCAACCAAGAGCTGATCGCCATCGGTGTCAACAACACCATTGGTACTCTTTTCTCTGCCTACCCTTCTACCGGTTCTTTCTCTCGATCTGCCCTCAAGTCTAAGGCTGGTGTGCGAACCCCTGCTGCGGGTCTCGCCACTGGTGTCGTCGTTATTGTTGCCTTGTACGCTGTCGCCCCGGCTTTCTACTGGATCCCCAACGCGGCTCTTTCTGCCTTGATTATTCACGCCGTCGCCGACCTTGTCGCTTCTCCCAAGCACTCTTATAGCTTCTGGCGGGTTGCCCCTATTGAATACGTGATCTTCGTCGGTGCCGTTGTTTGGTCCGTTTTCTACACCATCGAGTCTGGTATTTACTGGTCTCTTGCCACGTCTGTCGTCCTCTTGCTTCTTCGTATTGCCCGACCCAAAGGTCACTTCCTCGGGCGTGTGCGAATCAAGCCTGAGTCTGGTAACACTCTTGAACACATCAGAGACGTCTACGTTCCCCTTGATGAAGAATCCTCTCGAGAGGACGTTAAGGTTGAGAACCCTCCTGCCGGCGTCATTATCTACCGATTCGAAGAGTCTTTCCTCTATCCTAACGCTTCCTATATCAACGACCGACTTATCGAACAGGCCAAGAAGGTGACCAGGCGAGGCGGTGACTACTCCAAGGTTTCAGCGGGCGACCGACCTTGGAATGACCCCGGACCTAGCAAGAAGAACGCGGCGGCGATTATGGAGGCTGACATGGCCAAGCCTATACTCAAGGCTGTTATCCTTGACTTTGCTGCTGTTGCCAACCTTGATACGACTGGTGTGCAAAACTTGATCGACACCAAGACGGAGATGGAGAAATGGGCCGATGGTCCTGTCGAGTTTCATTTCTGCGGTATTCTTTCGCCTTGGATCCGACGTGCTCTTATTGCTGGTGGATTTGGTCAGGGCCGTACCAGGGAAGGTACCGCTCTTGAAGTTGCTCCTGCCGTCATCGAGAATCTTGAGAACGCTGCTTCCCCGGggatggagagggagaggtACAACGAGCATGAAGTCTCTTTCATCCACGATATTGGTCAACCCTCCGCCTTCACTTCCGCCGGTACTTCTTTCACCgaggtggagaaggggaTGGGTTCTGGAGCCAGCACACCATCCACTCAGGTGGAGGGGGTTAACGACAGGAGACCTAGCGGTGCATCAGCCAAGACTATTCCGTTGTTGGATAGGTCAACGCCTTTCTTCCACTTTGACTTGGCCGATGCCTTGCACTCGTTGAACTTGCCTGAGAAGGAGTGA